The Populus nigra chromosome 19, ddPopNigr1.1, whole genome shotgun sequence genome includes a window with the following:
- the LOC133680101 gene encoding protein FAF-like, chloroplastic, with product MSSLSKSLRLSSSMEEEMMMVVVPKKQGIVSILGCDVERTKSAAASLRRTLSADMSSKKWQAQHGFYPLKKNASSDHFPACDSITDSSEDEDFEDRPKETETRDQFDIWSSIQEDKNKKEVEKPGQFDVWSSILSQKAKEDSKDVQPYVHPLVKRSASSLSEKSLEICTESLGSETGCDGFSSYPPSEIGDAEEEKEEEQRQERVTQKFDMEDLRAAKYNLAASNSKKSQPRSFPPPISSLSSRDGASVHMRSRRDNGRLVLEVVSVPSQNNFHAQRQDGRLVLTLANTANQEEEERQKNKEMSDVEQFDVEIENSEGKEEVEEEGEVEDGEDKRGGGGEGVRFVMEETPKLSSGILSVHRLALMMNKSLVLANRNPAWPNKFEDITKFGDEVEVVDPITPITQSLPQRRPPATRLIPSPPVATMAAAAATAKAAASFNACEYFWKPKPMTTASVLNPISQEQASSLGTTHDNRLALAKKFVPNEQQEVVVLRGNDGDYLVPLLKSCKEQRKSLLFWEPHCIATS from the coding sequence ATGTCATCTCTTAGCAAGAGCCTGCGTTTATCTTCATCTATGGAAGAAgagatgatgatggtggtggtgccAAAGAAGCAGGGCATAGTGTCCATTCTTGGGTGTGATGTTGAAAGAACAAAATCTGCTGCAGCTTCTCTTAGGAGAACTCTCTCGGCTGATATGTCCTCCAAAAAATGGCAAGCCCAACATGGGTTCTATCCACTCAAGAAAAATGCATCATCTGACCATTTTCCAGCTTGTGATAGTATCACAGACTCTTCAGAAGATGAGGATTTTGAAGACAGGCCTAAAGAGACTGAAACTCGAGATCAATTCGATATATGGAGCTCGATTCAAGAAGACAAGAACAAGAAAGAGGTTGAAAAGCCAGGACAGTTTGATGTGTGGAGCTCAATCTTATCACAGAAGGCAAAAGAGGACTCCAAGGATGTTCAACCTTATGTCCACCCTCTTGTTAAAAGATCAGCAAGTTCTTTAAGCGAGAAGAGCCTTGAGATATGCACTGAAAGTCTTGGATCAGAAACTGGCTGTGATGGGTTTTCTTCATATCCTCCATCAGAGATTGGTGATGCAgaggaggagaaagaagaagagcaaCGACAAGAGAGAGTGACACAGAAGTTTGATATGGAGGATTTGCGAGCAGCCAAGTACAATCTTGCAGCATCAAATAGCAAGAAATCGCAACCAAGATCATTCCCTCCACCGATTTCTTCACTGTCTAGCCGAGATGGTGCTTCTGTGCACATGAGGTCTCGTCGCGATAATGGTAGGTTGGTTCTTGAAGTTGTTTCTGTTCCTTCACAGAACAACTTCCATGCTCAGCGCCAAGACGGTCGCCTTGTCCTCACTTTGGCCAATACTGctaatcaagaagaagaagaaagacaaaagaataaagaaatgaGTGATGTGGAGCAGTTTGATGTTGAGATTGAGAATTCTGAAGGTAAAGAGGAAGTGGAGGAGGAAGGAGAGGTGGAGGATGGTGAGGAtaagagaggaggaggaggtgagGGGGTGAGGTTTGTGATGGAGGAAACACCAAAACTGTCAAGTGGGATCTTAAGTGTACATAGGTTAGCACTAATGATGAACAAATCCTTGGTGTTAGCTAATAGGAACCCAGCATGGCCCAATAAGTTCGAAGACATAACGAAGTTTGGTGATGAGGTGGAGGTAGTGGACCCAATTACCCCAATAACACAATCACTCCCGCAACGGCGCCCTCCGGCAACAAGATTGATACCATCTCCGCCAGTAGCTACTATGGCAGCCGCTGCGGCAACAGCAAAGGCAGCTGCATCTTTTAATGCTTGTGAGTACTTTTGGAAGCCAAAACCTATGACAACAGCATCAGTTCTTAATCCAATTAGCCAGGAACAAGCATCATCATTAGGAACCACCCATGACAACAGATTGGCCCTTGCAAAGAAGTTTGTTCCAAATGAGCAGCAAGAAGTGGTGGTATTGAGAGGAAACGATGGAGATTACTTAGTTCCTCTGTTAAAGAGTTGCAAGGAGCAAAGGAAGTCACTATTGTTTTGGGAGCCCCATTGCATCGCCACCTCCTGA
- the LOC133679483 gene encoding uncharacterized protein LOC133679483 has product MGDTRSSATAYDDLLLKSFFAEVSEVERDNEVARILSCFKLNPFEYLNLPFEASPEDLKKQYRKLSLLVHPDKCKHPQAKEAFAALAKAQKLLLDEQERDYVLTQVNAAKEELRAKRKKRLKKDTASKIKSLVDEGKYDQQYEWSEEFQQELKLKVREILTDQEWRRRKMQMRISEEEGRLKKDEEEQKETWKRKREHEEQWEGTREKRVSSWRDFMKTGKKGKKGETRPPKLKTEDPNKSYVQRPVKRG; this is encoded by the exons ATGGGCGATACAAGATCCTCCGCCACCGCCTACGATGATTTGCTTCTCAAGAGCTTCTTCGCCGAAGTCAGCGAAGTCGAGCGAGATAACGAAGTCGCCAG GATTCTTTCATGCTTCAAGTTAAATCCATTTGAGTATCTAAATTTACCATTTGAAGCATCTCCAGAGGATCTCAAAAAGCAGTATCGTAAG TTATCTTTGCTGGTTCACCCTGATAAGTGCAAGCATCCGCAAGCGAAAGAAGCTTTTGCAG CATTAGCAAAGGCCCAGAAACTCTTACTTGATGAACAAGAAAGAGATTATGTTCTTACCCAGGTTAATGCAGCTAAAG AAGAACTTCGAGCAAAGAGGAAGAAGCGGTTGAAGAAAGATACAGCCTCCAAAATAAAGTCATTGGTTGATGAG GGAAAATATGATCAACAATATGAATGGTCGGAAGAGTTCCAGCAGGAGCTCAAATTGAAGGTTCGAGAAATTTTAACTGATCAAGAATGGCGGAGGAGGAAAATGCAGATGAGG ATATCAGAAGAGGAAGGTAGATTGAAGAAGGATGAAGAAGAACAAAAGGAGACGTGGAAAAGAAAGCGTGAGCATGAGGAGCAGTGGGAAGgaacaagagaaaagagg GTTTCAAGCTGGAGAGATTTTATGAAGACGGGAAAGAAG GGGAAAAAGGGAGAGACTCGACCACCTAAGCTCAAGACTGAGGATCCCAACAAATCCTATGTTCAAAGGCCTGTAAAGCGAGGTTAA